One genomic region from Jilunia laotingensis encodes:
- the atpA gene encoding F0F1 ATP synthase subunit alpha codes for MAENINVSEVSEILRRQLEGIDTRVQLEEIGTVLQVSDGVVRIYGLWNAEANELLEFENGIKAIVMNLEEDNVGAVLLGPTDKIKEGYIVKRTKRIASIRVGEGMLGRVIDPLGEPLDGKGTIGGKLYEMPLERKAPGVIYRQPVNQPLQTGLKAVDAMIPIGRGQRELIIGDRQTGKTSIAIDTIINQRENYLAGKPVYCIYVAIGQKGSTVASIVNILREYGAMDYTIVVAATAGDPAAMQYFSPFSGAAIGEYFRDTGRDALVIYDDLSKQAVAYREVSLILRRPSGREAYPGDIFYLHSRLLERAAKIINQEEVAREMNDLPESLKGMVKGGGSLTALPIIETQAGDVSAYIPTNVISITDGQIFLDVDLFNQGIRPAINVGISVSRVGGNAQVKAMKKVAGTLKIDQAQYRELEAFTKFSGDMDPVTAHIIDKGQKNTRLLVQPQYSPMPVEKQIAILYCGVHGLLRNVPLDKVEDFEVSFQETLAINHQADVLDVLKTGVINEDVEKGIRETAELVAKQFIK; via the coding sequence ATGGCTGAAAATATAAATGTAAGTGAGGTATCTGAGATTCTACGTCGCCAACTGGAAGGAATCGATACGCGGGTGCAATTAGAAGAGATCGGTACCGTATTGCAAGTCAGTGATGGAGTGGTACGTATTTATGGTCTGTGGAATGCTGAAGCTAATGAGCTGCTGGAGTTTGAAAATGGCATCAAAGCTATTGTGATGAACCTTGAAGAAGATAATGTCGGTGCAGTATTACTCGGACCTACGGATAAAATCAAAGAAGGTTATATCGTAAAGCGTACCAAACGAATCGCTTCTATCCGCGTGGGAGAAGGAATGTTAGGACGTGTTATCGATCCTTTGGGGGAGCCGTTGGATGGTAAAGGCACGATCGGAGGAAAATTATATGAGATGCCTTTGGAACGTAAAGCACCGGGGGTGATTTACCGGCAGCCGGTAAACCAGCCTTTACAGACAGGATTAAAAGCGGTAGATGCCATGATCCCTATCGGTCGAGGTCAGCGTGAATTAATCATCGGCGACCGCCAAACGGGAAAGACATCGATTGCCATTGATACGATTATCAATCAGCGTGAAAACTATTTGGCTGGCAAACCTGTGTATTGCATTTATGTGGCTATCGGTCAAAAAGGTTCTACCGTTGCCTCTATTGTGAATATATTGCGCGAATATGGAGCAATGGATTATACGATAGTTGTTGCCGCCACGGCCGGTGATCCGGCTGCTATGCAATACTTCTCGCCTTTTTCGGGTGCGGCTATTGGTGAATATTTTCGCGATACGGGTCGTGATGCATTGGTTATCTATGACGATTTATCCAAGCAAGCAGTAGCTTATCGGGAAGTATCATTGATTCTTCGTCGTCCTTCGGGGCGTGAAGCTTACCCGGGGGACATATTCTATCTTCATTCCCGTTTGTTGGAACGTGCGGCAAAGATAATAAATCAAGAAGAGGTTGCTCGTGAGATGAATGATCTTCCCGAGAGCTTGAAGGGTATGGTAAAAGGGGGCGGGTCTCTGACGGCACTACCTATTATCGAAACGCAAGCAGGAGACGTTTCTGCTTATATTCCGACAAATGTGATTTCTATTACGGACGGGCAAATCTTCCTTGATGTCGATTTGTTCAATCAAGGGATACGTCCGGCCATCAATGTCGGTATTTCTGTTTCCCGTGTGGGTGGTAATGCTCAGGTTAAGGCTATGAAGAAAGTAGCCGGTACTTTGAAGATAGATCAGGCTCAATATCGTGAGCTGGAAGCGTTTACAAAGTTCAGTGGGGATATGGATCCTGTTACGGCCCATATCATTGATAAGGGGCAGAAAAATACTCGTTTACTTGTGCAGCCGCAATATAGTCCGATGCCGGTCGAAAAACAGATTGCAATTTTATACTGCGGAGTACACGGATTATTACGTAATGTTCCTCTTGACAAGGTGGAAGACTTTGAAGTCAGTTTTCAGGAAACGCTTGCTATCAATCATCAGGCAGATGTATTGGATGTGCTGAAAACCGGTGTGATCAATGAGGATGTTGAGAAAGGTATCCGCGAAACAGCGGAACTGGTAGCAAAACAGTTTATTAAATGA
- a CDS encoding F0F1 ATP synthase subunit delta, which produces MDIGIVSMRYAKALIEYAQELNVEDQLYKEFCMLSRSLTNFPALKDALANPVLPIKEKYSLICTAAVGDGEVGRAFSRFITLVLENHREQFLQFICLSFLELYRKLKHIGIGKLITAVPVDKATEERIRKSAGDVLHAKMELETVVDPSIEGGFIFDINDFRLDASIATQLKRVKQQFIDKNRRIV; this is translated from the coding sequence ATGGATATCGGAATTGTTTCTATGCGATATGCTAAAGCGCTGATTGAGTATGCTCAGGAGCTTAACGTTGAAGATCAGTTGTATAAGGAATTTTGCATGTTGTCGAGGAGTCTAACTAACTTTCCGGCTCTGAAAGATGCATTGGCGAATCCTGTACTGCCCATCAAAGAGAAATATTCTTTGATATGCACTGCGGCTGTGGGCGATGGAGAAGTTGGCCGTGCATTCTCCCGGTTTATTACTTTGGTGTTGGAGAATCATAGGGAGCAATTCTTGCAATTCATTTGTTTGTCTTTTCTGGAACTGTACCGGAAACTGAAACATATCGGGATTGGGAAACTTATTACTGCCGTACCTGTGGACAAAGCTACGGAAGAGCGTATTCGTAAATCAGCCGGTGACGTGTTGCACGCAAAGATGGAATTGGAGACGGTAGTCGATCCCTCTATCGAAGGTGGATTTATCTTCGATATAAACGATTTTCGTTTGGATGCCAGTATTGCTACCCAGTTAAAACGAGTAAAACAACAATTTATTGATAAGAATAGGAGAATTGTATAA
- the atpF gene encoding F0F1 ATP synthase subunit B — protein sequence MSLLLPDSGLLFWMVLSFGIVFAVLAKYGFPVIIKMVEGRKTYIDQSLEVARVANAQLAELKERGEALVAAANKEQGRILKEALEERDKIIHEARKQAEIAARKELNEVKKQIQFEKEEAIRDIRRQVAVLSVDIAEKVLRKNLNDKQEQMGMIDRMLDEVLSRKS from the coding sequence ATGTCATTGTTATTACCCGATAGCGGCCTTTTGTTCTGGATGGTTTTATCCTTCGGCATTGTGTTTGCGGTGTTGGCAAAATATGGCTTTCCTGTCATCATTAAGATGGTTGAGGGGCGTAAGACTTACATCGACCAATCTTTGGAGGTAGCCAGGGTGGCGAATGCTCAATTAGCTGAACTTAAAGAAAGAGGTGAAGCGCTTGTGGCTGCTGCAAATAAGGAACAAGGACGTATTTTGAAAGAAGCTTTGGAGGAGCGTGATAAGATTATTCATGAAGCTCGTAAGCAGGCCGAAATTGCTGCCCGGAAAGAATTGAATGAGGTGAAGAAACAGATTCAATTCGAGAAGGAAGAGGCGATACGCGATATTCGTCGTCAGGTGGCTGTTCTCTCTGTAGACATTGCAGAGAAAGTCCTTCGTAAAAATCTGAATGATAAACAAGAACAGATGGGAATGATAGACCGCATGCTGGATGAAGTCTTGTCACGTAAGTCGTAA
- the atpE gene encoding ATP synthase F0 subunit C — protein MLLSSVLLQAAAGAAIGKLGAAIGAGLAVIGAGLGIGKIGGSAMEAIARQPEASSDIRMNMIIAAALIEGVALLAVVVCLLVFFL, from the coding sequence ATGTTACTATCATCAGTCTTGTTACAAGCAGCCGCAGGTGCTGCTATCGGAAAGTTAGGAGCAGCCATTGGTGCTGGTCTTGCTGTTATTGGTGCAGGTTTGGGTATCGGTAAAATTGGTGGTTCCGCAATGGAAGCTATAGCACGCCAACCGGAAGCTTCAAGTGATATTCGTATGAATATGATTATTGCTGCTGCATTGATAGAAGGTGTAGCTTTGTTGGCAGTAGTTGTTTGTCTGCTGGTATTCTTCTTATAA
- the atpB gene encoding F0F1 ATP synthase subunit A — MKQLHNIFTGMLFMLVIMVALPAFAQEEEISSQEQKENTVDVKGIVFGHIGDSYEWHITTWGNTQITIPLPVIVYSPKTGWHAFLSSRLKENGGVYEGFSIAPEGSKYEGKIVEQVAGEVVRPWDISITKVTLSLLINSAILVIIILSVAHWYRRREQGAYAPGGFIGFMEMFIMMVHDDVIKNCIGPNYKKFAPYLLTAFFFIFINNLMGLVPFFPGGANVTGNIAITMVLAIFTFLAVNIFGTKHYWKDIFWPDVPWWLKVPVPMMPFIEFFGIFTKPFALMIRLFANMLSGHMAMLVLTCLIFISASMGPALNGTLTFASVLFNIFMNALELLVAFIQAYVFTMLSAVFIGLAQEGDKTKKVVE, encoded by the coding sequence ATGAAACAGTTGCATAACATATTTACGGGAATGCTCTTTATGTTGGTGATAATGGTAGCACTTCCTGCTTTTGCGCAGGAAGAAGAAATATCTTCTCAGGAACAGAAAGAGAACACGGTCGATGTGAAAGGCATTGTCTTTGGGCATATAGGCGATTCATATGAATGGCATATTACGACCTGGGGGAATACACAGATAACGATTCCATTGCCTGTGATCGTATATAGCCCGAAAACGGGGTGGCATGCCTTCCTTTCTTCACGCTTAAAAGAAAACGGAGGCGTGTATGAAGGTTTTTCCATTGCGCCTGAAGGTAGTAAATATGAAGGTAAAATCGTAGAACAGGTTGCTGGTGAAGTGGTTCGTCCATGGGATATATCCATAACGAAGGTTACTTTGTCATTGCTGATCAATAGTGCTATACTGGTTATTATTATTCTGAGTGTGGCACATTGGTATCGCAGGCGTGAACAGGGAGCATATGCTCCCGGAGGTTTTATCGGCTTTATGGAGATGTTTATCATGATGGTACATGATGATGTGATAAAGAATTGTATAGGTCCAAATTACAAGAAGTTCGCTCCCTATCTGCTGACCGCATTCTTCTTTATCTTCATTAATAATCTGATGGGATTGGTTCCCTTTTTCCCGGGAGGTGCTAATGTGACGGGAAATATTGCCATCACGATGGTATTGGCTATTTTCACATTTCTTGCCGTTAATATTTTTGGAACGAAACATTATTGGAAAGATATATTCTGGCCGGATGTTCCTTGGTGGTTGAAAGTGCCTGTACCGATGATGCCATTTATCGAGTTCTTCGGTATATTCACCAAGCCTTTTGCCCTGATGATCCGTTTGTTTGCCAATATGCTTTCCGGTCATATGGCCATGTTAGTGCTTACTTGTTTGATTTTTATTTCAGCGAGTATGGGACCTGCACTGAATGGAACCTTAACCTTTGCTTCCGTCCTATTTAATATATTTATGAATGCATTGGAATTGCTGGTTGCTTTCATTCAGGCTTACGTGTTCACCATGTTGTCGGCTGTGTTTATTGGGTTGGCACAAGAGGGGGATAAGACTAAAAAAGTAGTTGAATAG